One region of Candidatus Saccharimonadales bacterium genomic DNA includes:
- a CDS encoding helix-turn-helix domain-containing protein, whose amino-acid sequence MTDPGEEALRLPQRVTPSRAVELDQLVTPSGVSREGLDDALATIEKVLLDAGALAAVHAVYSNDMGEIDRVRDLHRHNMDRLVALGSLAAVCFRVSVKEPGALEEMIDPLRGRPPFARWLTQSVDRTGRTQDVIARQLKWSPSKLSRLMRGSLGARQRTMTQAATYFGRLEGHRDEELTGYIARVEGLWLESQERKEPGRS is encoded by the coding sequence ATGACAGACCCAGGCGAGGAAGCATTAAGGCTACCTCAACGCGTCACACCATCTCGTGCCGTTGAATTAGATCAGCTCGTAACTCCCTCTGGAGTAAGTAGGGAGGGACTTGATGATGCGTTGGCTACCATTGAGAAGGTTCTTTTGGACGCCGGGGCTCTTGCTGCCGTCCATGCAGTCTACAGCAACGACATGGGGGAGATCGACCGTGTGAGAGACTTGCATCGACATAACATGGACAGACTGGTCGCACTTGGCAGTCTGGCGGCGGTATGTTTCAGGGTCTCAGTTAAGGAACCTGGTGCATTGGAAGAAATGATAGACCCGCTCAGGGGCCGTCCCCCGTTTGCGCGATGGTTAACCCAAAGCGTAGACAGAACTGGTCGTACACAGGATGTCATAGCTCGACAGTTAAAATGGAGCCCCTCGAAACTTTCAAGGCTCATGCGAGGCAGTTTGGGCGCCCGACAAAGGACAATGACTCAGGCGGCAACTTACTTTGGTCGACTCGAAGGGCACAGGGATGAAGAACTCACAGGATACATCGCCAGAGTAGAAGGACTGTGGCTCGAGTCGCAGGAACGAAAAGAACCTGGCAGATCTTAA
- a CDS encoding LemA family protein has product MTVLYIVIAVLIILGLVIWASYNSLVRLKVRVDEAWSDITVQLKRRYDLIPNLVETVKGYATHEKTVFEDVTKARANAMNAQGVAETAKTNNQFEQTLKSLFAVAENYPQLRATENFQQLQSQLTDTEDKIMAARRFYNSGVRDLNTKIHVFPTNVFAKRLGFKEREFFQDEDASENLQKPVDVKF; this is encoded by the coding sequence ATGACTGTACTCTATATTGTTATCGCAGTTTTAATTATTCTGGGCTTGGTTATTTGGGCGAGCTATAACTCGCTGGTCAGGCTCAAGGTGCGCGTCGACGAAGCATGGAGCGACATTACCGTCCAGCTGAAGCGTCGTTATGACCTTATCCCTAACTTAGTGGAGACGGTCAAGGGTTATGCCACCCACGAAAAGACTGTTTTTGAAGATGTCACCAAAGCTCGTGCTAATGCCATGAACGCCCAGGGCGTTGCTGAGACCGCCAAGACCAATAATCAATTTGAACAGACGCTTAAGAGTCTCTTCGCCGTGGCCGAGAACTATCCGCAGCTAAGGGCGACCGAGAACTTCCAGCAACTGCAGTCGCAGCTTACAGACACCGAAGACAAGATCATGGCTGCACGGCGCTTCTACAACAGCGGGGTGCGCGATCTTAACACGAAGATCCACGTCTTCCCGACAAACGTCTTTGCCAAGCGTCTTGGCTTTAAAGAGCGTGAGTTCTTCCAGGACGAAGATGCCTCCGAGAACCTCCAGAAGCCCGTTGACGTCAAATTCTAG
- a CDS encoding M48 family metalloprotease, which translates to MYEAIASNKRRTIYLMIFFVALITGLAYLASLYFGNVNITIIAIVAALIYAVVQYFLAAKLALAVNGAKEIQRSDNPDLFNIVQNLSIADGLPMPKVYIMDDPSPNAFATGRDPDHAAVAVTSGLLEIMNKTELEGVLAHEMSHVKNYDIRVMMIVVGLAGAVGFIADIVLRFMWFGGDDRDEQSPLVMIAAIVAAIIAPLVAMLVQLAISRRREYLADSSGALLTRYPQGLENALIKIRDHGAPMRTQNTATAHLFFANPLRGSSFLGLMSTHPPIDDRIAKLRKMESKL; encoded by the coding sequence ATGTACGAAGCAATTGCCTCTAATAAGCGACGAACCATCTATCTGATGATCTTCTTTGTGGCGCTCATCACTGGCCTCGCGTACCTTGCCAGCCTCTACTTCGGTAATGTTAACATCACCATTATCGCTATCGTGGCCGCTCTTATTTACGCTGTTGTCCAGTACTTCCTGGCCGCCAAGTTAGCCCTGGCTGTTAACGGCGCCAAAGAGATCCAACGCTCAGATAACCCAGATCTCTTCAATATCGTCCAGAACCTAAGTATCGCCGACGGCCTGCCTATGCCGAAAGTCTATATCATGGATGACCCGTCACCCAATGCTTTCGCTACTGGTCGCGATCCCGATCACGCTGCCGTGGCAGTCACCAGTGGTTTGCTTGAGATCATGAATAAGACCGAACTTGAGGGGGTCTTGGCTCACGAGATGAGCCATGTTAAGAACTATGATATTCGAGTAATGATGATCGTCGTCGGCCTGGCCGGAGCAGTCGGTTTTATCGCTGACATAGTCCTTCGCTTCATGTGGTTTGGTGGCGATGATCGAGATGAACAGAGCCCGCTCGTCATGATTGCCGCCATTGTGGCCGCCATCATTGCTCCGCTTGTTGCGATGCTCGTCCAGCTGGCTATCTCTCGTCGTCGAGAGTACTTGGCAGATAGCTCGGGAGCTCTGCTGACACGCTATCCACAGGGCCTTGAGAACGCCTTGATTAAGATTCGTGATCATGGAGCGCCGATGAGAACTCAGAATACAGCCACCGCACATCTCTTCTTTGCTAATCCGCTTAGAGGTTCGTCATTCCTCGGTCTGATGAGCACCCATCCACCTATCGACGATCGGATTGCCAAACTACGCAAAATGGAGAGTAAACTATAG
- the ligA gene encoding NAD-dependent DNA ligase LigA yields the protein MKQMNRPQAAARIEKLRELINEYRYEYHVHDRSIMDEAAADSLKHELSQLEEQFPDLITPDSPTQRVAGAVLSKFKSVPHTERMISLNDVFSREEVEAWLKRITKLANQPISEFLIDIKMDGFSCALVYEDGVFVQAVTRGDGTVGEDVTANVKTIESVPLRLSDVTDFVKGRLEIRGEIIMTKDNFTTLNADRQKKGLPLFANPRNLAAGTIRQLDPKLVMERPLQFRSYDIIVGSNDRRQTEISTNIEVYDKLTELGFIRNPMAKMVKSIDEIMKFAKTWEDKRHDLPFNTDGLVVKVNDRRLFRRLGIVGKAPRAAIAYKFPAEQSTTKVKDIFVSIGRTGAATPVAVLEPVVVAGSTVQMATLHNENEVKRKDIRIGDTVIIHKAGDIIPEVVESLKKLRTGREKVFVMPTHCPECNTKLVKQDKDAVWRCPNVHCPARLQNLIQHYASKAALDIDGMGEKNVNALLDNGLIKDVADLYALTADQLKKLDRFADVSAKKLVEAIASSKHPPLGRFIFGLGIRHVGSQTAEDLANHFHSLEKFREATVDELHGVDGVGEIVAESIVAWFGTVSHQKLLARLEKVGVRPQMAAGAGGPLTGKSFVITGTLESMEREEAGEAIRAKGGTFSSGVGKATSYLVVGENPGQSKRTQAKKLSVLEIDEKAFLKLLNA from the coding sequence ATGAAGCAGATGAACAGGCCTCAAGCAGCAGCGCGAATCGAAAAGCTGCGTGAGCTCATAAACGAATACCGTTACGAGTATCACGTTCATGACAGATCGATCATGGACGAAGCGGCTGCAGACAGCCTTAAACATGAGCTAAGCCAACTCGAGGAGCAATTTCCAGATCTTATCACTCCTGACTCACCGACTCAGCGGGTAGCAGGCGCGGTTCTATCCAAGTTCAAATCGGTTCCTCACACTGAAAGGATGATCAGCCTTAACGATGTCTTCAGCCGAGAGGAGGTCGAGGCCTGGCTGAAGCGCATTACAAAGCTAGCCAACCAGCCTATCAGCGAGTTCCTAATAGATATCAAGATGGACGGCTTTAGCTGCGCACTAGTTTACGAAGACGGGGTCTTTGTTCAAGCCGTAACGCGAGGTGACGGTACGGTTGGCGAAGATGTAACGGCTAACGTTAAGACGATTGAATCTGTTCCTCTACGACTGAGTGACGTCACGGACTTTGTTAAGGGTAGGCTTGAAATCAGGGGTGAGATTATCATGACGAAAGATAACTTCACCACGCTCAATGCTGATCGTCAGAAGAAAGGGTTGCCGCTTTTTGCGAACCCTCGCAACTTAGCGGCCGGGACCATCCGTCAACTTGATCCAAAACTGGTCATGGAGCGCCCCCTGCAGTTCAGATCGTATGACATCATTGTCGGATCGAATGATCGACGACAAACTGAGATATCCACGAACATTGAGGTCTATGACAAGCTGACCGAACTTGGCTTTATCCGTAATCCTATGGCCAAGATGGTCAAGTCCATCGATGAGATCATGAAGTTTGCGAAGACATGGGAAGACAAACGTCACGATTTACCATTCAATACCGATGGGTTGGTCGTCAAGGTTAACGACCGGAGGCTCTTTAGACGGCTCGGTATCGTTGGGAAAGCTCCACGAGCGGCAATTGCGTACAAATTCCCGGCCGAACAGTCAACAACCAAAGTTAAAGACATCTTCGTTAGTATCGGCCGAACAGGTGCAGCCACCCCAGTCGCTGTCCTCGAACCCGTCGTCGTTGCAGGTAGCACTGTCCAGATGGCGACACTTCATAACGAGAACGAGGTGAAACGCAAAGACATTAGGATCGGCGATACTGTCATTATCCACAAAGCCGGTGATATCATTCCAGAAGTCGTCGAAAGCCTCAAAAAACTTCGCACTGGCAGAGAGAAAGTCTTTGTTATGCCCACCCACTGTCCGGAGTGCAATACCAAGTTGGTTAAGCAGGACAAAGATGCCGTTTGGCGCTGTCCGAATGTCCACTGTCCCGCGCGTCTTCAGAACCTGATCCAGCACTACGCCAGTAAGGCCGCCCTGGATATAGACGGTATGGGCGAGAAGAATGTAAATGCGCTTCTCGATAACGGTCTTATTAAGGATGTCGCTGATCTCTACGCTCTAACTGCTGATCAGCTGAAAAAGCTTGATCGGTTTGCCGACGTCTCAGCTAAGAAGCTTGTTGAGGCCATCGCCAGTAGTAAGCACCCACCACTGGGGCGTTTTATATTCGGCCTGGGTATTCGTCACGTTGGTTCACAGACAGCTGAGGATTTGGCCAATCACTTTCATAGCCTTGAGAAGTTCCGGGAGGCTACAGTTGACGAGCTGCATGGTGTCGATGGGGTAGGGGAGATAGTGGCCGAAAGTATCGTGGCGTGGTTTGGAACTGTCTCGCACCAGAAACTGCTGGCAAGGCTGGAAAAGGTCGGCGTGCGTCCTCAAATGGCTGCCGGTGCTGGAGGTCCACTGACGGGTAAGAGCTTTGTGATTACCGGAACGCTTGAGTCGATGGAACGGGAAGAAGCCGGGGAAGCGATTCGGGCTAAAGGCGGTACTTTTAGCAGCGGCGTTGGTAAGGCGACGAGTTATCTTGTTGTTGGTGAGAACCCCGGACAGAGCAAACGAACTCAGGCCAAGAAACTGAGCGTACTGGAGATCGACGAGAAAGCATTTCTAAAGCTACTTAACGCTTAA
- a CDS encoding LCP family protein: protein MNKKSPNIDGIYIPRHKAGQDFASKGAAIPRRAAPVEGASTPKLTLPSPQTENAMPAQLSGLDITLDEPVESKKVRRHKQRRKGWRKVFHKPSRKAVLSTLVAIVVLVLAVGGYFGYIAFHNIDKILQGGGHSAALNGNLAALQHEGDGRVNILVGGYSAGDAAHVDASGGGGQFLTDSMMLVSIDPVNDTADLVSIPRDLWVKLPGCTPLGYGDVENKINAAYECGAGLNDQNPKAGLTYMSKIVSGVTGVNVNYAAVVDYTAFEDLVNAVGGVTVNIQGTDPRGVLDRNFDWVCNYHCYEVKYPNGSVTLNGTQAMYLARARGDTVAPQYAGYGFAQGDFERQQNQRQMLIGIESKAKSVSFLANPVKVTDFLNGLGSNVVTNLDQGDALALARIVKNMPSSKITSVGIPNTLQGSSTPILTSGYQVGASIEEPVAGLFDYSDLQTYLRSKLVDPYIIKEHPTIAIYNGTTVAGLASTEEAILKSYGYNVVSVANAPTQDYTQTVFYDTTHGALPVTKQYLQNRLGVNANYNLPQSFMTTTTTPSAGPGKPAITTTKPPAQYVIILGQDAASQLNVGSVDPSAGGSNSSFGG, encoded by the coding sequence ATGAATAAGAAGTCGCCAAACATCGACGGTATCTATATTCCGCGCCACAAAGCTGGCCAAGACTTCGCCTCTAAAGGTGCAGCGATTCCTCGCCGGGCCGCCCCGGTTGAAGGGGCTTCTACGCCCAAACTGACGCTTCCTAGTCCGCAAACGGAGAACGCTATGCCTGCACAGCTATCTGGTCTCGACATTACGCTAGATGAACCTGTCGAATCGAAGAAAGTCCGGCGACACAAGCAGCGACGAAAGGGGTGGCGTAAGGTCTTCCACAAACCATCACGGAAAGCCGTCCTCTCAACATTGGTCGCCATAGTGGTCTTGGTTCTAGCCGTCGGCGGCTACTTTGGCTACATCGCTTTCCACAACATCGACAAAATTCTTCAGGGGGGAGGCCACTCAGCCGCTCTTAATGGCAACTTGGCCGCACTACAGCACGAGGGGGACGGCCGGGTCAATATTCTAGTTGGTGGCTATTCAGCTGGAGATGCTGCCCATGTTGATGCCTCAGGTGGGGGCGGTCAATTCCTGACTGACAGCATGATGCTGGTTAGCATCGATCCCGTTAATGACACGGCCGATCTAGTCAGTATACCGAGAGACCTCTGGGTGAAACTACCAGGCTGTACACCGCTTGGCTATGGAGATGTCGAGAACAAAATTAACGCTGCGTATGAGTGTGGTGCCGGATTAAACGACCAGAATCCCAAAGCTGGTCTGACCTACATGTCTAAGATTGTCAGCGGGGTGACTGGTGTTAATGTCAACTATGCTGCGGTCGTCGACTACACCGCATTTGAAGACCTGGTTAATGCGGTCGGCGGTGTAACAGTAAATATCCAGGGGACTGATCCTCGAGGTGTTCTTGACCGTAACTTTGACTGGGTCTGCAACTACCACTGTTATGAGGTTAAGTACCCGAATGGTTCAGTAACCTTGAATGGTACGCAGGCGATGTATCTAGCTCGGGCACGAGGCGACACAGTCGCACCGCAATATGCGGGTTACGGTTTTGCCCAAGGCGACTTCGAGCGCCAGCAAAACCAGCGGCAGATGCTGATCGGGATCGAGTCTAAGGCAAAGAGTGTCTCGTTCCTAGCTAACCCCGTCAAGGTAACAGACTTCCTTAACGGTCTCGGCAGCAATGTCGTGACGAACCTGGACCAGGGTGATGCTCTAGCTTTAGCTAGGATCGTCAAGAATATGCCGAGCAGTAAGATTACTTCCGTCGGAATCCCCAACACCCTCCAGGGGTCATCGACACCGATATTGACGAGTGGTTACCAAGTCGGTGCTTCTATTGAAGAGCCGGTGGCGGGCCTCTTTGACTACAGTGATCTTCAAACGTACCTGCGCTCCAAACTAGTCGATCCATATATCATCAAAGAACACCCGACTATAGCTATCTATAATGGCACGACGGTTGCCGGCCTAGCTTCGACCGAAGAAGCCATCCTCAAATCCTACGGCTACAATGTTGTCTCGGTTGCAAATGCGCCAACTCAGGACTACACCCAGACCGTCTTTTATGACACAACCCATGGCGCGCTACCTGTCACTAAACAGTATCTGCAGAACAGGCTGGGTGTTAACGCCAACTACAATCTACCCCAAAGCTTCATGACGACTACGACGACACCATCAGCCGGTCCAGGCAAACCTGCAATAACCACTACCAAACCACCGGCCCAATACGTCATCATTCTCGGTCAGGACGCTGCCTCACAGCTTAATGTTGGTAGTGTGGATCCATCAGCTGGCGGGTCGAACAGCTCGTTTGGTGGGTAG